In one window of Oncorhynchus gorbuscha isolate QuinsamMale2020 ecotype Even-year linkage group LG23, OgorEven_v1.0, whole genome shotgun sequence DNA:
- the LOC124010844 gene encoding radixin-like isoform X3 has product MQSWSLPSSPTPLANSSLTRVLEQHKLTKEQWEDRIQTWHEEHRGMLREDTMMEYLKIAQDLEMYGVNYFEIKNKKGTELWLGVDALGLNIYEHEDKLTPKIGFPWSEIRNISFNDKKFVIKPIDKKAPDFVFYAPRLRINKRILALCMGNHELYMRRRKPDTIEVQQMKAQAREEKHHKQQERAQLENEKKKREHAEKEKERIEREKDELMERLRLIEDQTMRAQKELEEQTRRALELEQERKGAREEAERLERERQAAEEAKAELARQAADQMKNQEQLAAELGEFTAKIALLEEAKRKKDEEATEWQQKAISAQDDLEKTKEELKTVMTISSTPAGGSTESEHEEQDENHAEDAAELSLEGVSALDLRSEEERVTEAQKNERLKKQLQVLSSELAEAIDDTMKTQNDMLHAENVKAGRDKYKTLRQIRLGNTKQRIDEFESM; this is encoded by the exons AGTCCTGGAGCAGCACAAGCTCACCAAGGAGCAGTGGGAGGACCGGATACAGACCTGGCATGAGGAGCACCGAGGCATGCTCAG AGAGGACACAATGATGGAGTACCTGAAGATAGCTCAGGACCTGGAGATGTATGGAGTCAACTACTTTGAGATCAAGAACAAGAAGGGGACAGAGCTGTGGCTGGGAGTGGACGCCCTGGGACTCAACATCTACGAACACGAAGACAA actgaCACCAAAGATCGGCTTCCCTTGGAGCGAGATCCGAAACATCTCCTTCAACGACAAGAAGTTTGTCATCAAACCCATCGACAAGAAAGCTCCA GACTTTGTGTTCTACGCGCCGCGGTTGCGGATCAACAAGCGGATCCTGGCTCTGTGTATGGGGAACCACGAGCTgtacatgaggaggaggaagCCTGACACCATCGAGGTGCAGCAGATGAAGGCCCAGGCCAGAGAGGAGAAACACCACAAACAACAGGAGAG AGCCCAGCTGGAGAACGAGAAGAAGAAACGAGAGCACgcggagaaagagaaggagagaatagagCGAGAGAAGGACGAGCTGATGGAGAGACTGAGGCTGATCGAAGACCAGACGATGAGGGCCCAGAAAG AGTTGGAGGAGCAGACACGCAGGGCCCTGGAGCTGgagcaggagaggaagggagCCAGGGAGGAGgcggagagactggagagggagagacaggcagcGGAGGAGGCCAAGGCGGAGCTGGCCAGGCAGGCCGCTGACCAGATGAAGAACCAGGAACAACTGGCCGCTGAGCTGGGCGAGTTCACTGCCAAAATAGCCCTGCTGGAGGAAGCCAAGAGAAAAAAGGATGAGGAGGCCACTGAATGGCAGCAGAAG GCCATCTCAGCCCAGGACGACCTGGAGAAGACCAAGGAGGAGCTGAAGACGGTGATGACGATCTCATCGACCCCAGCGGGCGGCTCCACTGAGAGCGAGCACGAGGAGCAGGACGAGAACCACGCAGAGGACGCCGCCGAGCTCTCCCTGGAGGGCGTGAGCGCCCTGGACCTGCGCAGCGAGGAGGAGCGCGTCACTGAGGCCCAGAAGAACGAGCGCCTCAAGAAACAGCTGCAG gtGTTGAGCTCGGAGCTGGCTGAAGCCATAGACGATACCATGAAGACCCAGAATGACATGCTTCACGCGGAGAACGTGAAGGCCGGGAGAGACAAGTACAAGACCCTACGTCAGATCCGCCTGGGCAACACCAAGCAGCGCATCGACGAGTTTGAGTCCATGTGA